The Meriones unguiculatus strain TT.TT164.6M chromosome 1, Bangor_MerUng_6.1, whole genome shotgun sequence genome has a segment encoding these proteins:
- the Sema7a gene encoding semaphorin-7A isoform X2, with product MSLGEMKGYAPFSPDENSLVLFEGDEVYSTIRKQEYNGKIPRFRRIRGESELYTSDTVMQNPQFIKATIVHQDQAYDDKIYYFFREDNPDKNPEAPLNVSRVAQLCRGDQGGESSLSASKWNTFLKAMLVCSDAATNRNFNRLQDVFLLPDPSGQWRDTRVYGVFSNPWNYSAVCVYSLGDIDRVFRTSSLKGYHMGLPNPRPGMCLPKKQPIPTETFQVADSHPEVAQRVEPLGPLKTPLFHSKYHYQKVVVHRMQASNGETFHVLYLTTDRGTVHKVVESGDPEHSFVFNIMEIQPFHRAAAIQAISLDPDRRKLYVSSQWEVSQVPLDMCEVYSGGCHGCLMSRDPYCGWDQDHCVSIYSSQRSVLQSINPAEPHKECPNPKPDEAPLQKVSLARNSRYYLTCPMESRHATYLWRHEENVEQSCEPGHQSPSCILFIENLTARQYGHYRCEAQEGSYLREAQHWELLPEDRALAEQLMGRACTLATSFWLGVLPTLILGLLVH from the exons ATGTCACTTGGTGAGATGAAAGGCTATGCCCCCTTCAGCCCGGATGAGAACTCCCTCGTTCTGTTTGAAG GGGATGAAGTGTACTCTACAATCCGGAAGCAGGAATACAATGGGAAGATCCCTCGGTTCCGCCGCATCCGGGGTGAGAGTGAGCTGTACACGAGTGATACGGTCATGCAGA ACCCACAGTTTATCAAGGCCACCATCGTGCACCAAGACCAAGCCTATGATGATAAGATCTACTACTTCTTCCGGGAGGACAACCCTGACAAGAACCCCGAGGCTCCTCTCAATGTGTCCCGAgtggcccagctctgcagg GGAGACCAGGGTGGTGAGAGTTCACTGTCTGCCTCCAAGTGGAACACCTTCCTGAAAGCCATGCTGGTGTGCAGTGATGCAGCCACCAACAGGAACTTCAATCGGCTGCAGGATGTCTTCCTGCTCCCCGACCCCAGCGGCCAGTGGAGGGACACCAGGGTCTATGGTGTTTTCTCCAACCCCTG GAACTACTCAGCTGTCTGTGTGTATTCGCTTGGTGACATTGACAGAGTCTTCCGTACCTCCTCACTCAAGGGCTACCACATGGGTCTCCCCAACCCTCGACCTGGCATG TGCCTCCCAAAAAAGCAACCCATACCCACAGAGACCTTCCAGGTAGCTGATAGTCACCCAGAGGTGGCGCAGAGGGTGGAGCCCCTGGGACCCCTGAAGACACCGTTGTTCCACTCTAAGTACCATTATCAGAAAGTGGTCGTCCACCGCATGCAGGCCAGCAATGGAGAGACCTTCCATGTGCTCTACCTGACCACAG ACAGGGGCACTGTACACAAGGTGGTGGAATCCGGGGACCCAGAACACAGCTTTGTCTTTAACATCATGGAGATCCAGCCCTTCCACCGTGCAGCTGCCATCCAGGCCATATCACTGGATCCTGACCGG CGGAAGCTGTATGTGAGCTCCCAGTGGGAAGTGAGCCAGGTGCCCCTGGACATGTGTGAGGTCTACAGTGGAGGCTGCCATGGCTGCCTCATGTCTCGAGATCCCTACTGTGGCTGGGACCAGGACCACTGCGTGTCTATCTACAGCTCCCAACG GTCAGTGCTGCAGTCCATTAATCCAGCCGAGCCACACAAGGAGTGTCCCAACCCCAAACCAG ATGAGGCCCCACTGCAGAAGGTTTCCCTGGCCCGGAACTCTCGGTACTACCTGACCTGCCCCATGGAGTCCCGCCACGCCACCTACTTATGGCGCCACGAGGAGAATGTGGAACAGAGCTGTGAGCCAGGCCACCAAAGCCCTAGCTGCATCCTCTTCATCGAGAACCTCACGGCCCGGCAGTACGGCCACTATCGCTGCGAGGCCCAAGAGGGCTCCTACCTCCGTGAGGCCCAGCACTGGGAGCTGCTGCCCGAGGACAGAGCCCTGGCTGAACAGCTAATGGGCCGCGCCTGTACCCTGGCCACCTCCTTCTGGCTGGGGGTCCTGCCCACACTCATACTTGGCCTGCTGGTTCATTAG
- the Sema7a gene encoding semaphorin-7A isoform X1, which produces MTPPPPGRAAPSAPRARVLSLPARFGLPLRLRLLLLFWVAAASAQGHSRSGPRISAVWKGQDHVDFGQPEPHTVLFHEPGSLSVWVGGRGKVYRFNFPEGKNASVRTVNIGFTKGSCQNKQDCENYITLLERQGNGLLVCGTNARKPSCWKLVNDSVVMSLGEMKGYAPFSPDENSLVLFEGDEVYSTIRKQEYNGKIPRFRRIRGESELYTSDTVMQNPQFIKATIVHQDQAYDDKIYYFFREDNPDKNPEAPLNVSRVAQLCRGDQGGESSLSASKWNTFLKAMLVCSDAATNRNFNRLQDVFLLPDPSGQWRDTRVYGVFSNPWNYSAVCVYSLGDIDRVFRTSSLKGYHMGLPNPRPGMCLPKKQPIPTETFQVADSHPEVAQRVEPLGPLKTPLFHSKYHYQKVVVHRMQASNGETFHVLYLTTDRGTVHKVVESGDPEHSFVFNIMEIQPFHRAAAIQAISLDPDRRKLYVSSQWEVSQVPLDMCEVYSGGCHGCLMSRDPYCGWDQDHCVSIYSSQRSVLQSINPAEPHKECPNPKPDEAPLQKVSLARNSRYYLTCPMESRHATYLWRHEENVEQSCEPGHQSPSCILFIENLTARQYGHYRCEAQEGSYLREAQHWELLPEDRALAEQLMGRACTLATSFWLGVLPTLILGLLVH; this is translated from the exons GGCAGGACCATGTGGACTTTGGCCAGCCTGAGCCCCACACCGTGCTTTTCCATGAGCCGGGCAGCCTCTCTGTGTGGGTGGGTGGACGTGGCAAGGTCTACCGCTTCAACTTCCCCGAGGGCAAGAACGCCTCTGTGCGCACG gTGAACATTGGCTTCACAAAGGGGTCCTGCCAGAACAAACAG GACTGCGAAAATTACATCACTCTTCTAGAGAGGCAGGGTAACGGGTTGCTGGTCTGTGGCACCAATGCTCGGAAGCCCAGCTGCTGGAAATTG GTGAATGACAGTGTTGTGATGTCACTTGGTGAGATGAAAGGCTATGCCCCCTTCAGCCCGGATGAGAACTCCCTCGTTCTGTTTGAAG GGGATGAAGTGTACTCTACAATCCGGAAGCAGGAATACAATGGGAAGATCCCTCGGTTCCGCCGCATCCGGGGTGAGAGTGAGCTGTACACGAGTGATACGGTCATGCAGA ACCCACAGTTTATCAAGGCCACCATCGTGCACCAAGACCAAGCCTATGATGATAAGATCTACTACTTCTTCCGGGAGGACAACCCTGACAAGAACCCCGAGGCTCCTCTCAATGTGTCCCGAgtggcccagctctgcagg GGAGACCAGGGTGGTGAGAGTTCACTGTCTGCCTCCAAGTGGAACACCTTCCTGAAAGCCATGCTGGTGTGCAGTGATGCAGCCACCAACAGGAACTTCAATCGGCTGCAGGATGTCTTCCTGCTCCCCGACCCCAGCGGCCAGTGGAGGGACACCAGGGTCTATGGTGTTTTCTCCAACCCCTG GAACTACTCAGCTGTCTGTGTGTATTCGCTTGGTGACATTGACAGAGTCTTCCGTACCTCCTCACTCAAGGGCTACCACATGGGTCTCCCCAACCCTCGACCTGGCATG TGCCTCCCAAAAAAGCAACCCATACCCACAGAGACCTTCCAGGTAGCTGATAGTCACCCAGAGGTGGCGCAGAGGGTGGAGCCCCTGGGACCCCTGAAGACACCGTTGTTCCACTCTAAGTACCATTATCAGAAAGTGGTCGTCCACCGCATGCAGGCCAGCAATGGAGAGACCTTCCATGTGCTCTACCTGACCACAG ACAGGGGCACTGTACACAAGGTGGTGGAATCCGGGGACCCAGAACACAGCTTTGTCTTTAACATCATGGAGATCCAGCCCTTCCACCGTGCAGCTGCCATCCAGGCCATATCACTGGATCCTGACCGG CGGAAGCTGTATGTGAGCTCCCAGTGGGAAGTGAGCCAGGTGCCCCTGGACATGTGTGAGGTCTACAGTGGAGGCTGCCATGGCTGCCTCATGTCTCGAGATCCCTACTGTGGCTGGGACCAGGACCACTGCGTGTCTATCTACAGCTCCCAACG GTCAGTGCTGCAGTCCATTAATCCAGCCGAGCCACACAAGGAGTGTCCCAACCCCAAACCAG ATGAGGCCCCACTGCAGAAGGTTTCCCTGGCCCGGAACTCTCGGTACTACCTGACCTGCCCCATGGAGTCCCGCCACGCCACCTACTTATGGCGCCACGAGGAGAATGTGGAACAGAGCTGTGAGCCAGGCCACCAAAGCCCTAGCTGCATCCTCTTCATCGAGAACCTCACGGCCCGGCAGTACGGCCACTATCGCTGCGAGGCCCAAGAGGGCTCCTACCTCCGTGAGGCCCAGCACTGGGAGCTGCTGCCCGAGGACAGAGCCCTGGCTGAACAGCTAATGGGCCGCGCCTGTACCCTGGCCACCTCCTTCTGGCTGGGGGTCCTGCCCACACTCATACTTGGCCTGCTGGTTCATTAG